The sequence CAAGGTGAAGACCCCGGTCTCCGACCACGCCATGTACATCACCATCAACGACATCATCCTCAACCAGGACACCGACCACGAGCAGCGTCGTCCCTTCGAGATCTTCATCAACTCGAAGAACCTCGACCACTTCCAGTGGATCGTTGCCCTGACGCGCATCATCTCCGCCGTGTTCCGCAAGGGTGGCGACGTCACCTTCCTGGTCGAAGAGCTGAAGGCCGTGTTCGATCCGCGCGGCGGCTACTGGAAGCCGGGCGGCAAGTTCATGCCTTCGCTGATCGCTGAAATCGGCGCCGTCATCGAAGACCACATGAAGAAGATCGGCATGCTGAAGGACGAAGGCCTGGACGAGCACCAGAAAGCCCTGGTCGAAGCCAAGCGCGCCGAGTTCGAAGCGCAGAACAAGCAGGCCGACGCCTTCACCGAAAGCGACTACCCGGCCGGCGCGACCTTGTGCGCCAAGTGCAACACCGCCGCCGTCGTCATGATGGACGGCTGCATGACCTGCCTGAGCTGCGGGGATTCAAAGTGCGGTTGACGCAAGCTTGAGACGGCGAAAAGGCCCAGCTTTTGCTGGGCTTTTTTTCGATTGGATACTCTTGGAGCCTTCGC comes from Gammaproteobacteria bacterium and encodes:
- a CDS encoding NrdJb, with the protein product KVKTPVSDHAMYITINDIILNQDTDHEQRRPFEIFINSKNLDHFQWIVALTRIISAVFRKGGDVTFLVEELKAVFDPRGGYWKPGGKFMPSLIAEIGAVIEDHMKKIGMLKDEGLDEHQKALVEAKRAEFEAQNKQADAFTESDYPAGATLCAKCNTAAVVMMDGCMTCLSCGDSKCG